A section of the Arcobacter roscoffensis genome encodes:
- the hypB gene encoding hydrogenase nickel incorporation protein HypB, whose amino-acid sequence MCTDCGCSITDHHHHDHEHSHGDSQTHQAAHETLHHNPQLNDSKTVSVIKKILDKNDHEASHNRAHFDKQGVLGINLMSSPGSGKTTLLEHMADLAQFNYGVVEGDLETNRDADRLKAKGIKATQIQTGSACHLDAFMVHKGLHDMPLDELDVCFVENVGNLVCPASYDVGTHLNIVLVSIPEGEDKIAKYPVMFRCADLILITKTDLLPHFQYDIEKEKREARKLKPNVDILEVNINDKESIQRVLDWIEFKRKMR is encoded by the coding sequence ATGTGTACAGATTGCGGATGTTCAATAACAGACCACCATCATCATGATCATGAACACTCACATGGAGATAGTCAAACTCACCAAGCTGCTCATGAAACTTTACATCATAACCCACAACTAAATGATAGTAAAACAGTATCAGTAATAAAAAAGATTTTAGATAAAAATGACCATGAGGCATCACATAATAGAGCCCATTTTGATAAGCAAGGTGTTTTAGGTATTAATCTGATGTCTAGTCCAGGAAGTGGTAAAACTACACTTTTAGAGCATATGGCTGACTTAGCCCAGTTTAATTATGGTGTTGTCGAAGGTGACTTAGAAACAAACAGAGATGCTGATAGATTAAAAGCAAAAGGAATAAAAGCTACTCAAATTCAAACAGGTAGTGCTTGTCATTTAGATGCTTTTATGGTTCATAAAGGTTTACATGATATGCCTTTAGATGAATTAGATGTTTGTTTTGTAGAAAATGTTGGGAACTTAGTATGTCCTGCTTCTTATGATGTTGGAACTCATTTAAATATTGTACTTGTATCAATTCCTGAGGGTGAAGATAAGATTGCAAAATATCCAGTTATGTTTAGATGTGCTGATTTGATTTTGATTACTAAAACAGATTTACTTCCTCACTTTCAATATGATATAGAAAAAGAAAAGCGTGAGGCTAGAAAACTAAAACCAAATGTTGATATTTTAGAAGTTAATATCAATGATAAAGAATCAATTCAAAGAGTTCTTGATTGGATTGAATTTAAAAGAAAGATGAGATAA
- a CDS encoding HypC/HybG/HupF family hydrogenase formation chaperone, producing MCLSIPSKIKSIDEEMNTCVVDTMGVERSASLDLIDQPVKIGDYVLLHIGFAMNKIDEEDALESLKVYQEIIDKMEENDRLAAIEESENCPNR from the coding sequence ATGTGTTTATCAATTCCTTCAAAGATTAAAAGTATAGATGAAGAAATGAACACTTGTGTAGTGGATACTATGGGAGTTGAAAGAAGTGCTTCTTTAGATTTAATTGACCAACCTGTAAAAATAGGTGATTATGTATTATTACATATAGGTTTTGCTATGAATAAGATAGATGAAGAAGATGCATTAGAGTCATTAAAAGTTTATCAAGAAATCATAGATAAAATGGAAGAAAATGACAGGCTTGCAGCAATAGAAGAGTCAGAAAACTGTCCTAATAGATAA
- the hypD gene encoding hydrogenase formation protein HypD yields the protein MEKELELNDLYDGFRNPEVMKAYAKLIEEDASKLDKTINIMEVCGGHTHTIMKYGVPQLLPSNINFIHGPGCPVCVMPKDKIDSAYALAMQEDIILVTLGDMIKVPGSNGSLQDARSKGADVRFVYSPMDCIKIADENPSKTVVFFAIGFETTTPMTCSLLKTVIAKDMKNLYFHVNHVTVPEVMEVLVQSDDCKIDAFLGPSHVSVISGSKIYEPFPKKYNKPVVVSGFEPVDVMQSIHMLIRQFVENRSDLEVEYKRLVSFEGNLKAQEMIDTYLKKVTFKFRGVGEVPLSGYDLKDEFDKYNAKVIYEKILPKETPKENKACKCPEILKGVAKPTDCKIFGNVCTPTNPVGSCMVSSEGACAAYYKYGNLLK from the coding sequence ATGGAAAAAGAACTAGAACTAAATGATTTATATGATGGCTTTAGAAACCCTGAGGTTATGAAAGCTTATGCAAAATTAATAGAAGAAGATGCAAGTAAGTTAGATAAAACTATAAATATTATGGAAGTTTGTGGAGGTCATACTCATACTATTATGAAGTATGGAGTTCCACAACTTCTTCCATCTAATATAAACTTTATTCATGGACCAGGATGTCCTGTGTGTGTTATGCCAAAAGATAAAATCGATAGTGCATATGCACTTGCTATGCAAGAAGATATTATCTTAGTTACTCTTGGAGATATGATAAAGGTTCCTGGAAGTAATGGAAGTTTACAAGATGCTAGAAGTAAGGGTGCTGATGTAAGGTTTGTGTACTCTCCAATGGATTGTATAAAAATTGCAGATGAAAATCCATCTAAAACAGTAGTGTTTTTTGCTATTGGATTTGAAACAACAACTCCTATGACATGTTCACTTTTAAAAACAGTAATAGCAAAAGATATGAAGAATTTATACTTTCATGTAAATCATGTAACAGTTCCAGAAGTTATGGAAGTTTTAGTTCAAAGTGATGATTGTAAGATAGATGCTTTTTTAGGACCTTCTCATGTATCAGTTATAAGTGGCTCTAAAATCTACGAACCTTTCCCTAAAAAATACAATAAACCTGTAGTTGTAAGTGGTTTTGAGCCTGTTGATGTGATGCAGTCTATTCATATGTTAATCAGACAGTTTGTAGAAAATAGAAGTGATTTAGAAGTTGAGTATAAAAGATTAGTTTCTTTTGAAGGAAACCTAAAAGCTCAAGAGATGATTGATACATATTTAAAGAAAGTTACTTTTAAATTTAGAGGAGTTGGAGAAGTTCCTTTAAGTGGTTATGACTTAAAAGATGAGTTTGATAAATATAATGCAAAAGTAATATATGAAAAGATATTGCCAAAAGAAACTCCAAAAGAAAACAAAGCTTGTAAGTGTCCAGAGATTTTAAAAGGAGTGGCAAAACCAACTGACTGTAAAATATTTGGAAATGTATGTACTCCTACAAACCCTGTTGGTTCTTGTATGGTAAGTAGCGAAGGTGCATGTGCTGCGTATTATAAATATGGTAATCTCTTAAAATAA
- the hypE gene encoding hydrogenase expression/formation protein HypE yields MKKVTLAHGNGGAENQELISKVFYKAFENEILAKSEDAAIIDNGRLAFTTDSFTVSPIFFNGADIGKLSICGTCNDLAMMGAKPKYLTCSVIIEEGFEVDKLETIVNSMKIELEKNGAKVVSGDTKVVPKGSVDKIFINTTGIGEVQKEGISSNKVSTDDVIIVSRDIGAHGATIFASREGMDMNTDLQSDCASLWPQVEALINENINITALRDATRGGLSAVLNEWAVQSDICIEVNEEAVPVKDEVKGLCELLGFEAMSLANEGTFVLAVKKEDAKKAIEVLSSFENSSNASIIADVTKQYDKKVVLNSPWGTKRFLELPTGELLPRIC; encoded by the coding sequence ATGAAAAAAGTTACATTAGCCCATGGAAATGGTGGAGCTGAAAATCAAGAGTTAATATCAAAGGTTTTTTATAAAGCTTTTGAAAATGAGATTTTAGCAAAAAGTGAAGATGCTGCTATTATTGATAATGGAAGATTAGCTTTTACGACTGATTCTTTTACAGTAAGTCCTATTTTTTTTAATGGAGCAGATATAGGGAAACTTTCAATTTGTGGAACTTGTAATGACCTGGCAATGATGGGTGCAAAACCAAAATATCTTACATGTTCAGTGATAATAGAAGAGGGTTTTGAGGTTGATAAGTTAGAAACTATTGTAAATAGTATGAAAATTGAGCTTGAAAAAAATGGTGCGAAGGTTGTAAGTGGTGATACAAAAGTAGTGCCAAAAGGAAGTGTTGATAAGATATTTATAAATACAACTGGAATAGGTGAAGTTCAAAAAGAGGGTATTAGTTCAAATAAAGTATCAACTGATGATGTGATTATAGTTAGTCGTGATATTGGAGCTCATGGGGCAACTATCTTTGCTTCAAGAGAGGGTATGGATATGAATACTGATTTGCAAAGTGATTGTGCTTCTTTATGGCCACAAGTTGAGGCTTTAATAAATGAAAACATAAACATAACAGCTTTAAGAGATGCCACAAGAGGTGGATTAAGTGCTGTTTTAAATGAGTGGGCAGTTCAATCTGATATATGTATCGAAGTGAATGAAGAAGCAGTACCTGTAAAGGATGAGGTAAAAGGTTTATGTGAGCTTTTAGGTTTTGAGGCTATGAGTTTAGCAAATGAAGGAACTTTTGTATTAGCAGTAAAAAAAGAAGATGCAAAAAAAGCAATTGAGGTTTTAAGTAGTTTTGAAAATAGCTCAAACGCTTCTATTATTGCAGATGTTACAAAACAATATGATAAAAAAGTAGTTTTAAACAGCCCTTGGGGAACAAAAAGATTTTTAGAGTTGCCTACTGGTGAACTACTTCCTAGAATTTGTTAG
- the hypA gene encoding hydrogenase/urease nickel incorporation protein HypA, whose amino-acid sequence MHEYSIVQSLLESCEEHAKQNEAKEVTKVVVKIGVLSGVEPDLLQTAFDTFKEHTVCHNADFIMNIQKIMIECHNCNTQSELEKNEFSCPKCKNTDIKVLDGEDMYLMSLEMN is encoded by the coding sequence ATGCACGAATACAGTATAGTTCAATCCTTACTAGAGTCATGTGAAGAGCATGCAAAACAAAATGAAGCTAAAGAAGTTACAAAAGTAGTAGTAAAAATAGGTGTTTTATCAGGAGTTGAACCTGATTTGTTGCAAACAGCTTTTGATACTTTCAAAGAACATACAGTTTGTCATAATGCTGATTTTATTATGAATATACAAAAAATAATGATTGAGTGTCATAATTGTAATACTCAATCAGAACTTGAAAAAAATGAATTTTCATGTCCAAAATGCAAAAATACTGATATAAAAGTACTTGATGGTGAGGATATGTATCTTATGAGTTTAGAAATGAATTAA
- a CDS encoding diguanylate cyclase produces MKKILLEKLIYKNYLKTSLTSLLLIEVLLIFIYFSVNNNMTTTSVNFMLKDIKENTYELVESRIENLSNKFAQVENLTKIIQNEHEYFFSNPKLFEYKTDEKLFKYSPYGVYYKYIENGGSSLILSRNTKLTKSLEDTLYKTEYFDRTFKSIVQSDKSIIAAYFNSKDNYSRYYPYIFDIFKVFPNDLDMNNYNFYYKAKKENNPSQKPIWTDVYLDPAGKGWMISSVAPIYNKNKLEGVSGIDVTIDTFIKEFLNIKLPYDGKSFILGSDGKIIAMPKGIETVLNIDEVTPYDYKNSLLIEKTIYKSDKFNLLNYHDEKVAYNFKNILASKPYSHKITFEGKNYLIFSKKLEKTSWYIISLIPEDKILEKINTLKSDYQKLGYLIISCILMFYLLFFVFLYYKAKCLVNDINKPLMKVVELTRNLGKTKSIGKLENCGIEEIDKLSDNFNQMTKELEIRTQKLVKSETKRVLVEKLANTDPLSGAYNRRFLDEFIEGYFKIVKREHSDLSLLLIDIDDFKSINDNFGHDIGDEVIRDFAKLTKSTIRKNDLLVRFGGDEFLILLPNTKKEASKKVAIKLVNKIDEFKSLNKDKKYNYTISIGSASYNKDDNCIDDIIIRADEALYTAKANGKNTIV; encoded by the coding sequence ATGAAAAAAATATTATTAGAAAAACTAATTTATAAAAATTATTTAAAAACTTCATTAACTTCATTATTACTAATTGAGGTTTTATTGATATTTATTTACTTCTCTGTAAATAATAACATGACTACAACAAGTGTTAATTTTATGCTAAAAGATATAAAAGAAAATACTTATGAGCTTGTAGAGTCACGTATTGAAAATCTATCAAATAAGTTTGCACAAGTTGAGAACTTAACAAAAATAATCCAAAATGAACATGAGTACTTTTTCTCTAATCCAAAACTATTTGAGTATAAAACTGATGAAAAACTATTTAAATATTCCCCTTATGGTGTTTATTATAAATACATAGAAAATGGTGGTAGTTCGCTTATTTTGTCTAGAAATACAAAACTAACAAAAAGTTTAGAAGATACTTTATATAAAACTGAGTATTTTGATAGAACTTTTAAATCCATAGTACAAAGTGATAAAAGTATAATAGCTGCTTACTTTAACTCAAAAGATAACTATAGTAGATACTATCCTTATATATTTGATATTTTTAAAGTATTCCCAAATGATTTAGATATGAATAACTATAACTTCTACTATAAAGCAAAAAAAGAAAACAACCCTTCACAAAAACCTATTTGGACAGATGTATATTTAGACCCTGCTGGAAAAGGTTGGATGATAAGTAGTGTTGCTCCTATTTATAATAAAAATAAACTAGAAGGGGTATCTGGTATTGATGTTACTATTGATACTTTTATAAAAGAGTTTTTAAATATAAAACTACCCTATGATGGTAAGTCTTTTATTTTAGGCTCAGATGGAAAAATAATAGCAATGCCAAAGGGAATAGAAACGGTCTTAAATATTGATGAGGTTACTCCTTATGATTATAAAAACAGTTTATTAATAGAAAAGACTATTTATAAATCAGATAAATTTAACTTATTAAATTACCATGATGAAAAAGTTGCATATAATTTTAAAAATATATTAGCTTCAAAACCTTACAGTCACAAGATAACTTTTGAAGGAAAAAACTATTTGATTTTTTCTAAAAAACTTGAAAAAACCTCTTGGTATATTATTTCTTTAATACCTGAGGATAAAATACTTGAAAAGATAAATACTTTAAAAAGTGATTATCAAAAACTTGGATATTTGATTATTTCATGTATTTTGATGTTTTATTTACTATTTTTTGTTTTTCTTTATTATAAGGCAAAGTGTTTAGTAAATGATATAAACAAGCCTTTGATGAAAGTAGTTGAACTTACAAGAAATTTAGGAAAAACAAAAAGTATTGGAAAGTTAGAAAACTGTGGAATAGAAGAAATAGATAAATTAAGTGATAACTTCAATCAAATGACAAAAGAGTTAGAAATAAGAACTCAAAAACTTGTAAAATCAGAGACAAAAAGAGTACTGGTTGAAAAACTTGCAAATACTGATCCTTTAAGTGGAGCATATAATAGAAGATTTTTAGATGAATTTATTGAAGGTTATTTCAAAATAGTAAAAAGAGAGCATAGTGATTTATCTTTACTTTTAATAGATATTGATGATTTTAAAAGTATAAATGATAATTTTGGTCATGATATTGGAGATGAAGTTATAAGAGATTTCGCAAAATTAACTAAAAGTACTATTAGAAAGAATGATTTATTAGTTCGATTTGGTGGAGATGAATTTTTAATACTACTTCCAAATACTAAAAAAGAGGCTTCAAAAAAAGTGGCTATTAAGTTAGTAAATAAAATAGATGAGTTTAAAAGTCTAAATAAAGATAAAAAATACAACTACACAATTAGTATTGGTAGTGCTAGTTATAATAAAGATGATAATTGTATTGATGATATTATTATTAGAGCAGATGAAGCTTTATATACAGCAAAGGCAAATGGTAAGAACACAATTGTATAA
- a CDS encoding ABC transporter substrate-binding protein, whose protein sequence is MKKVLSLALASALTCGVAMAKEIKVGAVMPMSGPLAAYGQVTNLGVELAHKLQPTLKNGDTVKLVLIDNKGDKVETANATTRLISSDKVVAILGALTSTNTAQAIAIADKKKVPVIASVATNDRLTARRTFANRVCFTDSFQGEVVANYAKDQGYKTAVVVVDQAQVYSLGLAKAFQDAFKKSGGDIVKVIRVTSGDKDFKAVVSQIKKINPDFMFLPLYHPEASMIARQSKQLGLDKPMFSGDGVANQTFIDLGGESVEGYMFTDFFDYTNPPSQTSADFVKFHEKETGKAEMNSFTALGADTYNILIDAMNRCEDPTDSICVNNEIKKTTEFDGVSGKITINNEGNATRSAVIKEIKGGKASFKATVNP, encoded by the coding sequence ATGAAAAAAGTATTAAGTTTAGCTCTTGCATCTGCCTTGACTTGTGGTGTTGCAATGGCAAAAGAGATTAAAGTTGGAGCAGTTATGCCAATGTCTGGACCATTAGCTGCATATGGGCAAGTAACAAATTTAGGAGTTGAACTAGCTCATAAGTTACAACCTACACTTAAAAATGGAGATACTGTTAAATTAGTATTAATCGATAATAAAGGTGATAAGGTTGAAACTGCAAATGCTACAACTAGATTAATCTCATCTGATAAAGTAGTTGCTATTTTAGGTGCTCTTACATCTACAAACACAGCTCAAGCTATTGCCATAGCTGATAAGAAAAAAGTTCCAGTTATTGCTTCTGTTGCTACAAATGATAGATTAACTGCAAGAAGAACTTTTGCAAATAGAGTTTGTTTTACAGACTCATTCCAAGGTGAAGTTGTTGCAAACTATGCAAAAGATCAAGGTTACAAAACGGCGGTAGTTGTAGTTGATCAAGCACAAGTTTACTCACTAGGACTTGCTAAAGCATTTCAAGATGCATTTAAGAAAAGCGGTGGAGATATTGTAAAAGTTATTAGAGTTACATCAGGAGATAAAGACTTTAAAGCTGTTGTTTCACAAATCAAAAAAATAAATCCTGACTTTATGTTCTTACCTTTATATCATCCAGAAGCTTCTATGATTGCTAGACAATCTAAACAATTAGGATTAGACAAGCCTATGTTTAGTGGTGATGGTGTTGCTAACCAAACATTTATTGACTTAGGTGGTGAGTCAGTTGAAGGTTATATGTTTACAGACTTCTTTGATTACACAAATCCTCCATCTCAAACTTCAGCAGACTTCGTTAAGTTCCATGAAAAAGAGACTGGAAAAGCTGAAATGAATTCATTTACTGCTTTAGGTGCAGATACTTATAATATCTTAATTGATGCAATGAACAGATGTGAAGATCCAACTGATTCTATTTGTGTAAATAATGAGATTAAAAAAACAACTGAATTTGATGGTGTTTCAGGAAAGATTACTATTAACAATGAAGGTAATGCTACAAGATCAGCGGTTATTAAAGAGATTAAAGGTGGAAAAGCTAGCTTTAAAGCGACGGTTAATCCATAA
- a CDS encoding branched-chain amino acid ABC transporter permease — MDILTFMQQMVNGFSLGSMYALIAIGYTMVYGVLRLINFAHGDIMMVGAFLGYAFLAIFQLPFSVAVLLAVTLSAAVGILTDKIAYKPLREAPRISLLITAIGISFFLENAFTVFAGGVPRAFPVPEYMENIFNVAGVTFTVSSIMVPIVTLILLVGILFVLYKTKYGMAIRALSFDFKTVNLMGIDANMIISIVFALGSALAAVGGIFWVVNYPSVEPMMGVLVGLKAFAAAVVGGIGSVTGAVIGGFIIGFTEVVVIAFWPELGGYKDAFAFIFLILVLIFKPTGIMGEDLEKSRF, encoded by the coding sequence ATGGATATATTAACATTTATGCAACAAATGGTAAATGGATTCTCACTTGGATCTATGTACGCATTAATTGCAATTGGGTATACGATGGTATACGGGGTTTTAAGGCTTATTAACTTTGCCCACGGTGATATTATGATGGTTGGTGCCTTTTTAGGTTATGCATTTTTAGCAATTTTTCAATTACCTTTTAGTGTTGCTGTACTACTTGCAGTGACATTATCTGCTGCTGTTGGTATCTTAACAGATAAGATTGCTTATAAGCCTTTAAGAGAAGCACCAAGAATTTCATTACTTATTACAGCTATTGGTATTTCTTTTTTCTTAGAAAATGCCTTTACTGTATTTGCAGGTGGAGTTCCAAGAGCTTTTCCTGTTCCTGAATACATGGAAAACATTTTTAATGTAGCAGGAGTTACTTTTACAGTATCTTCTATTATGGTTCCAATTGTTACATTGATTTTACTTGTAGGTATTTTATTTGTACTATATAAAACAAAATACGGTATGGCAATTCGTGCTTTATCATTTGACTTTAAAACAGTAAATCTTATGGGAATTGATGCAAATATGATTATTTCTATTGTGTTTGCTTTAGGTTCTGCTTTGGCTGCTGTTGGTGGGATTTTCTGGGTAGTAAACTATCCATCTGTTGAGCCTATGATGGGAGTTCTTGTTGGACTTAAAGCCTTTGCTGCTGCTGTTGTTGGTGGTATTGGTTCTGTAACAGGAGCTGTTATTGGTGGATTTATTATTGGATTTACTGAAGTTGTTGTTATTGCTTTTTGGCCTGAGCTTGGTGGTTATAAAGATGCCTTCGCATTTATCTTCTTAATTTTAGTTCTTATTTTTAAACCAACTGGAATTATGGGTGAAGATTTAGAAAAGAGTAGGTTTTAA
- a CDS encoding branched-chain amino acid ABC transporter permease yields MMNDTIFTKQRLINLSIIVVAIWFTWFAQVTFDDYTVRIINNVCIFIILAVSYNLINGVTGQLSLEPNGFVAVGAYVTAILTLDADTMLYQFYLEDPSEWVLALQADFAWALLFSGIISALLALTLSFPVFRVRGDYLAIVTLGFGFIIKILAINNPQITNGSLGLNDIPEFSNLYWTGGIAIFTVIAILNVIYSKYGRAMKAVRDDEDAATAMGINTFKTKTLAFCTSAFFEGVGGGLLAALLTSISPDLFTFLLTFQLLIIIILGGLGSTTGAILGTIFVMAGLEWARFLDEPMNILGFQTEGTPGMRMVVFSLVLIIVMLFAREGLMGKKELFDLKIFKRKKGNK; encoded by the coding sequence ATGATGAACGATACAATATTCACAAAACAAAGATTAATAAATCTAAGTATTATAGTAGTTGCTATTTGGTTTACATGGTTCGCCCAAGTAACTTTTGATGACTATACAGTAAGAATTATAAACAATGTTTGTATTTTTATAATCTTAGCCGTTTCATATAACCTTATAAATGGTGTAACAGGGCAGTTATCCCTAGAACCAAACGGTTTTGTAGCAGTTGGTGCTTATGTAACTGCTATTTTGACTTTAGATGCTGATACTATGCTTTATCAGTTCTATTTAGAAGATCCATCTGAGTGGGTTTTAGCACTTCAAGCTGATTTTGCATGGGCATTACTATTTTCAGGTATTATTTCTGCACTTTTAGCTTTAACTTTATCTTTTCCTGTATTTAGAGTAAGAGGGGATTACTTAGCTATTGTTACTTTAGGTTTTGGTTTTATTATCAAGATTTTAGCTATAAATAATCCACAAATTACAAATGGTTCATTAGGTCTAAACGATATTCCAGAGTTTTCAAATCTTTACTGGACAGGTGGAATTGCAATCTTTACAGTTATAGCTATTTTAAATGTAATTTATTCAAAATATGGAAGAGCTATGAAAGCTGTAAGAGATGATGAAGATGCAGCAACAGCTATGGGAATTAATACATTTAAAACAAAAACTTTAGCATTTTGTACTTCTGCATTCTTTGAAGGTGTTGGTGGTGGTTTATTAGCTGCACTTTTAACTTCAATCAGTCCAGATTTATTTACATTCTTACTTACATTCCAGTTACTAATCATCATTATTTTAGGTGGTTTAGGATCAACGACAGGAGCGATTTTAGGTACTATTTTTGTAATGGCAGGATTAGAATGGGCGAGATTCTTAGATGAACCTATGAATATTCTTGGTTTCCAAACAGAAGGAACACCAGGAATGAGAATGGTTGTATTCTCTCTAGTTCTTATAATCGTTATGCTATTTGCAAGAGAAGGGCTTATGGGTAAAAAAGAGTTATTTGATCTTAAGATTTTCAAAAGAAAAAAGGGGAATAAATGA
- a CDS encoding ABC transporter ATP-binding protein: MILEVCNVTKKFGGVTAIKDTSFHVNSKEIYGLIGPNGAGKTTMFNIITGNYEPTEGSIKFHGQTLNGIKPHKIVHRGIARTFQNIRLFNSMTVLDNVLIGFDYQASYSYLEAMLRFPRFFLEERRIRKRAFEIMEVLGIAEFANEMSTSLSYGQQRKVEIARALAAAPQLLLLDEPAAGMNPHETHELAELFFKIRDEFDVTILLIEHDMKFVNKLCDRVMVLDYGKTIFEGDIKDAIKDEEVIKAYLGDFKHA; this comes from the coding sequence ATGATTTTAGAAGTATGTAATGTAACTAAGAAATTTGGAGGAGTTACTGCTATAAAAGATACCTCTTTTCATGTAAACTCTAAAGAGATTTATGGTCTTATTGGTCCAAATGGAGCTGGTAAGACTACTATGTTTAATATCATTACAGGAAACTATGAACCAACTGAAGGTTCTATAAAGTTTCATGGACAAACTTTAAATGGTATAAAACCACATAAGATTGTACATAGAGGAATTGCAAGAACATTCCAAAATATTAGATTATTTAATTCTATGACAGTTTTAGATAATGTTTTAATTGGTTTTGATTATCAAGCTTCATATTCATATCTTGAAGCGATGCTTAGATTTCCAAGATTTTTCTTAGAAGAGAGGCGAATTAGAAAAAGAGCTTTTGAGATAATGGAAGTTTTAGGCATAGCAGAGTTTGCAAATGAAATGTCTACATCATTATCTTATGGACAGCAAAGAAAAGTAGAAATAGCAAGAGCACTAGCAGCAGCTCCTCAACTTCTACTTTTAGATGAACCAGCAGCAGGAATGAATCCTCATGAGACTCATGAATTAGCAGAGCTTTTCTTTAAGATTAGAGATGAGTTTGATGTTACGATTTTATTGATTGAACATGATATGAAGTTTGTAAATAAACTTTGTGATAGGGTTATGGTTCTTGATTATGGGAAAACTATTTTTGAAGGTGATATTAAAGATGCCATTAAAGATGAAGAAGTTATAAAAGCTTACCTTGGAGATTTTAAACATGCTTAA
- a CDS encoding ABC transporter ATP-binding protein yields the protein MLKVKDLKVYYGLINAVKGIDFEVGTGQIVSLIGSNGAGKTSTLQSIVNDVKKTGSIVYIDNDISKMKTHKIIQSNIALVPEGRRCFQNLTIEENLRMGAFNNDEKYEELLEHMFKLFPRLVSKKGQLAGTMSGGEQQMLAIARALMSSPKLLMLDEPSLGLAPKIVGELFQTIEKLRDEGITILLVEQNAFAALEISDYAYVLENGEIALEGKGSELIDSDEIRAKYLGA from the coding sequence ATGCTTAAAGTAAAAGATTTAAAAGTATATTATGGATTAATAAACGCAGTAAAAGGTATAGACTTTGAAGTAGGTACGGGACAAATTGTTTCGCTTATTGGAAGTAATGGTGCAGGTAAAACTTCAACTTTACAATCAATTGTAAATGATGTTAAAAAAACAGGGAGTATTGTATATATTGATAATGATATTTCTAAAATGAAAACACATAAAATTATTCAAAGTAATATAGCACTTGTTCCAGAAGGAAGAAGATGCTTCCAAAACTTAACTATTGAAGAAAACTTAAGAATGGGTGCTTTTAACAATGATGAAAAATATGAAGAGTTATTAGAGCATATGTTTAAACTATTCCCTAGACTTGTATCAAAAAAAGGTCAACTAGCAGGAACAATGAGTGGAGGGGAACAGCAAATGCTAGCAATTGCTAGAGCTTTGATGTCAAGCCCAAAACTTCTAATGCTAGATGAGCCTTCACTTGGACTTGCTCCAAAAATTGTAGGGGAGTTATTTCAAACAATTGAAAAATTAAGAGATGAAGGTATTACAATTTTATTAGTTGAACAAAATGCCTTTGCAGCTTTAGAAATCTCTGATTATGCTTATGTTTTAGAAAACGGTGAGATAGCTTTAGAAGGAAAAGGAAGTGAACTTATAGACTCTGATGAAATTAGAGCAAAATATCTAGGTGCTTAA
- a CDS encoding TerB family tellurite resistance protein, translated as MLLMQLETKEKFSFLQLAHYLARIDKNFGEKEEEIILEYCSEMGIDNIDIFDEDSFCLETVLNDFKSKKSQKIVLLELMILIHIDNNFDINEKEFIKNICDKFDISLEDADDFSQWGKSVAMLYQVAKIFINEKKEA; from the coding sequence ATGCTATTAATGCAATTAGAAACAAAAGAAAAATTTTCATTTTTACAACTTGCTCACTATTTAGCAAGAATTGATAAAAATTTTGGTGAAAAAGAAGAAGAGATTATTTTAGAATATTGTTCTGAAATGGGAATTGATAATATTGATATCTTTGATGAAGATAGCTTTTGTTTAGAAACTGTTTTAAATGATTTTAAATCTAAGAAGAGCCAAAAAATAGTACTTTTAGAGCTTATGATTTTAATTCATATTGATAATAATTTTGATATAAATGAGAAAGAGTTTATAAAAAATATTTGTGATAAATTTGATATTTCATTAGAAGATGCAGATGATTTTTCACAATGGGGTAAATCAGTAGCTATGTTATATCAAGTAGCAAAAATATTTATAAATGAGAAAAAAGAGGCATAA